The following are encoded together in the Frankiaceae bacterium genome:
- a CDS encoding TrkA family potassium uptake protein encodes MHVVIMGCGRVGSTLAARLEQLGHTVAIIDRDAGAFRRLPKDYQGRSVVGIGFDRETLVEAGIEQADAFAAVSNGDNSNIIAARVAREQFDVQHVAARIYDPRRAEVYQRLGIPTVATVRWTADQMLRRLLPAAADDEWADPSGKVSIAQLDVGAGWVGKRYSALEHATGTRIACVTRLGVGTLPERDTVVQEGDIVHFALVKERLGEVEKVVSGGPEEGSH; translated from the coding sequence GTGCACGTCGTGATCATGGGGTGCGGCCGGGTGGGTTCCACGCTGGCCGCGCGGCTCGAGCAGCTCGGCCACACCGTCGCGATCATCGACCGCGACGCGGGGGCGTTCCGGCGGCTGCCGAAGGACTACCAGGGCCGTTCCGTCGTCGGCATCGGCTTCGACCGCGAGACGCTGGTCGAGGCGGGGATCGAGCAGGCAGACGCGTTCGCCGCGGTGAGCAACGGCGACAACTCCAACATCATCGCGGCGCGGGTCGCGCGCGAGCAGTTCGACGTCCAGCACGTCGCCGCGCGCATCTACGACCCCCGCCGCGCCGAGGTCTACCAGCGGCTCGGCATCCCGACCGTGGCGACCGTACGGTGGACCGCCGACCAGATGCTGCGCCGCCTGCTGCCGGCCGCGGCCGACGACGAGTGGGCCGACCCGTCGGGCAAGGTGAGCATCGCGCAGCTCGACGTCGGCGCGGGCTGGGTCGGCAAGCGGTACTCCGCGCTGGAGCACGCCACCGGCACCCGGATCGCCTGCGTCACGCGGCTCGGCGTGGGGACGTTGCCCGAGCGCGACACCGTGGTGCAGGAGGGCGACATCGTCCACTTCGCGCTCGTGAAGGAACGCCTCGGCGAGGTCGAGAAGGTCGTCTCCGGCGGCCCCGAGGAGGGGAGTCACTGA
- a CDS encoding TrkA family potassium uptake protein, translating into MRVVIAGAGNVGRSIASELLGNGHEVLLIEKEQKALKEATVPGAQWLLADACEVSQLEKANLDECQVVVAASGDDKVNLVVSLLAKTEFGVPRVVARVNHPKNEWLFNEGWGVDVSVSTPRMLTALVEEAVTVGDLVRLMTFQQGQANLSELRLADDSPILGRTVGEVEWPADSALVAILREGNVLMPTPQMPLEAGDELLVVATSDRDAELDALLSKPGPG; encoded by the coding sequence ATGCGCGTCGTTATCGCCGGAGCCGGCAACGTCGGCCGTTCCATCGCCAGCGAGCTGCTCGGCAACGGCCACGAGGTCCTGCTCATCGAGAAGGAGCAGAAGGCGCTCAAGGAGGCCACGGTGCCCGGCGCGCAGTGGCTCCTCGCCGACGCCTGCGAGGTGTCCCAGCTCGAGAAGGCCAACCTCGACGAGTGCCAGGTCGTCGTCGCCGCGTCGGGCGACGACAAGGTCAACCTCGTCGTGTCGCTGCTCGCGAAGACGGAGTTCGGCGTGCCGCGCGTCGTGGCGCGGGTCAACCACCCCAAGAACGAGTGGCTGTTCAACGAGGGCTGGGGCGTCGACGTCTCGGTCTCCACGCCGCGCATGCTGACGGCGCTGGTCGAGGAGGCCGTGACCGTCGGCGACCTCGTCCGGCTGATGACGTTCCAGCAGGGGCAGGCCAACCTCTCCGAGCTGCGCCTCGCGGACGACTCGCCGATCCTCGGCAGGACCGTCGGCGAGGTCGAGTGGCCGGCCGACTCGGCGCTGGTGGCGATCCTGCGCGAGGGCAACGTCCTCATGCCGACGCCGCAGATGCCGTTGGAGGCGGGCGACGAGCTGCTCGTCGTGGCGACGAGCGACCGCGACGCCGAGCTCGACGCGCTGCTCTCGAAGCCGGGGCCTGGCTAG
- a CDS encoding OB-fold nucleic acid binding domain-containing protein → MPEGRFKRALRRLTADDDELAAEDLQSRVEQHGACPIAEAPSRRPVRLHGTLQSVTLRPRGGVPALEAELYDGTATAYVVFLGRRKIEGIRPGASMVVEGRLSEPAGGHRTIYNPSYELLPQRSDQPG, encoded by the coding sequence ATGCCAGAGGGACGCTTCAAGCGCGCGCTGCGCCGGCTGACCGCCGACGACGACGAGCTCGCCGCCGAGGACCTGCAGAGCCGCGTCGAGCAGCACGGCGCCTGCCCCATCGCCGAGGCGCCGTCGCGGCGTCCCGTACGCCTCCACGGCACGCTCCAGAGCGTCACGCTCCGCCCGCGCGGCGGCGTCCCCGCGCTGGAGGCCGAGCTCTACGACGGCACCGCGACGGCGTACGTCGTCTTCCTCGGCCGCCGCAAGATCGAGGGCATCCGGCCCGGCGCGTCGATGGTCGTCGAGGGCCGCCTCAGCGAGCCCGCGGGCGGTCACCGCACGATCTACAACCCGTCGTACGAGCTGCTCCCGCAGCGCAGCGACCAGCCCGGCTAG
- a CDS encoding cytochrome c biogenesis CcdA family protein, with protein MLAFVVAFGFGVLSFLAPCTVPLLPAYVGVLTSGGRRIVPASLLYVLGFSVVFVSLGLAAGGLGRAVRAEGGVAQRVGGVLVLAFGVALLTGLTSRLPVRSVGGTAPFVLGLVAGTAFTPCVGPFLGAVLTLSAIEGASLRGGALLGAYSLGLGVPFVAAAYAVSVSPRLTRALTRVSRVLDVVGGVLLLALGLLLVSGAYGRLASRLAEWAV; from the coding sequence ATGCTGGCCTTCGTGGTGGCGTTCGGGTTCGGGGTGCTGTCGTTCCTCGCGCCGTGCACGGTGCCGCTGCTGCCGGCGTACGTCGGTGTCCTCACCTCCGGCGGTCGGCGCATCGTGCCCGCGTCACTGCTGTACGTCCTCGGCTTCTCCGTCGTCTTCGTCTCGCTCGGGTTGGCAGCGGGCGGGCTGGGCCGCGCCGTCCGCGCCGAGGGAGGGGTGGCGCAGCGCGTGGGCGGGGTCCTCGTGCTGGCGTTCGGCGTCGCGCTGCTCACCGGGCTGACGTCGAGGCTGCCGGTACGGAGCGTCGGCGGGACGGCGCCGTTCGTGCTGGGGCTGGTGGCGGGGACGGCGTTCACGCCGTGCGTCGGGCCGTTCCTCGGGGCGGTGCTGACGCTGAGCGCGATCGAGGGCGCGTCGCTGCGCGGGGGCGCGCTGCTGGGGGCGTACTCGCTCGGTCTCGGGGTGCCGTTCGTCGCGGCGGCATACGCCGTGTCGGTCTCGCCGCGCCTCACCCGGGCGCTGACGCGGGTCAGCCGCGTCCTCGACGTCGTCGGCGGCGTTCTCCTCCTCGCCCTCGGGCTGCTGCTCGTCAGCGGGGCGTACGGCCGCCTGGCCAGCAGGCTCGCCGAGTGGGCGGTCTAG
- a CDS encoding redoxin domain-containing protein: MSNRWRVLGGVVAGLLVAGAVVTALSVGADRAARLAGGAPPEVVRPEDARPAPELAGIGEWLNSAPLTMAGLRGRVVLVDFWTYSCINCRRTFPFLRALHETYSDRGLTIVGVHAPEFDFEASPDNVERAVRDLDVTWPVAQDPDLATWDAFRNDYWPAKYLVDRHGLIRLVHIGEGDEEEIEDAVRGLLADGGDPGPVRAGAKHEPDTGRQTPELYLGYSRGLLVPDGKTQDRADAPGGRNAVRLDGRFTGAKEWLSAAAPGATVTVDYTARDVYAVLAPPAGTVAPQRLEVRWNDAPVPADRRGRDVVAEDGRTYVDVEADDLYHLLTGPSPGDARVTLVATQPGVRFFTFTFGR; the protein is encoded by the coding sequence GTGTCGAACCGGTGGCGGGTCCTGGGCGGCGTGGTGGCCGGCCTGCTCGTCGCGGGCGCCGTCGTCACGGCGCTCTCCGTCGGCGCCGACCGCGCCGCGCGGCTGGCGGGCGGCGCGCCTCCTGAGGTCGTACGCCCCGAGGACGCCCGCCCCGCGCCCGAGCTGGCCGGCATCGGCGAGTGGCTCAACTCCGCGCCGCTCACCATGGCCGGCCTGCGCGGGCGCGTGGTGCTCGTCGACTTCTGGACGTACTCGTGCATCAACTGCCGCCGGACGTTCCCGTTCCTGCGGGCGCTGCACGAGACGTACTCGGACCGTGGTCTGACCATCGTCGGCGTCCACGCGCCGGAGTTCGACTTCGAGGCCTCCCCTGACAACGTCGAGCGCGCCGTCCGCGACCTCGACGTCACGTGGCCGGTCGCGCAGGACCCCGACCTCGCGACGTGGGACGCGTTCCGCAACGACTATTGGCCGGCCAAGTACCTCGTCGACCGGCACGGCCTGATCCGGCTCGTGCACATCGGGGAGGGCGACGAGGAGGAGATCGAGGACGCCGTACGCGGCCTGCTCGCCGACGGCGGCGACCCCGGACCGGTGCGCGCCGGCGCGAAGCACGAGCCCGACACGGGACGGCAGACGCCCGAGCTGTACCTCGGCTACTCCCGCGGCCTGCTCGTTCCCGACGGGAAGACGCAGGACCGCGCCGATGCCCCCGGCGGCCGCAACGCCGTCCGCCTCGACGGCCGCTTCACCGGTGCCAAGGAATGGCTCTCCGCCGCCGCGCCGGGCGCGACAGTCACCGTGGACTACACCGCCCGCGACGTCTACGCCGTCCTCGCGCCACCCGCAGGAACCGTTGCGCCCCAGCGCCTCGAGGTCCGCTGGAACGACGCGCCAGTGCCCGCCGACCGGCGCGGCCGTGACGTCGTGGCCGAGGACGGGCGGACGTACGTCGATGTCGAGGCCGACGACCTGTACCACCTGCTGACAGGCCCCTCGCCAGGCGACGCGCGGGTGACGCTCGTCGCCACGCAGCCGGGCGTGCGGTTCTTCACGTTCACGTTCGGGCGCTGA
- a CDS encoding alpha/beta fold hydrolase, translating to MRSWRLGVDGVTLAVTERGDAAAPAAVLVSGVGSTGEFAARCWAGCVSAGYRLVTYDLRGHGDSTPLPDPADQALERHVRDLAAVADATGARVVGGTSLGAHVAASYALTGAAVDALLLAIPGWLGAGSPTALANAAVADELAATGVEATLARIAAEDAVPRWIVIELERSWLAHDPESLGAAFRAVAADTAPDVEALARVTAAAGVVGMVDDPAHPFAAAEAYAAALPRAALESLSLAEWGERRSILGDAALAACRRAIASR from the coding sequence GTGCGGTCGTGGCGGCTCGGCGTGGACGGCGTGACGCTGGCCGTCACCGAGCGGGGCGACGCCGCGGCACCGGCGGCGGTGCTCGTCTCGGGGGTCGGCTCGACGGGTGAGTTCGCGGCGCGGTGCTGGGCGGGGTGCGTGTCGGCGGGGTACCGGCTGGTGACGTACGACCTCCGCGGCCACGGCGACTCGACGCCGCTCCCCGACCCGGCCGACCAGGCGCTCGAGCGTCACGTACGCGACCTCGCCGCGGTCGCCGACGCGACCGGCGCGCGGGTCGTCGGCGGCACGTCGCTGGGGGCGCACGTGGCGGCGTCGTACGCGCTGACCGGCGCCGCCGTGGACGCGCTGCTGCTCGCCATCCCGGGCTGGCTCGGCGCGGGGTCGCCGACCGCGCTCGCCAACGCCGCGGTCGCGGACGAGCTCGCCGCCACCGGCGTCGAGGCGACGCTGGCGCGGATCGCGGCGGAGGACGCCGTACCCCGGTGGATCGTCATCGAGCTCGAACGCTCGTGGCTCGCGCACGACCCGGAGTCGCTGGGAGCGGCGTTCAGAGCCGTCGCGGCAGACACCGCGCCCGACGTCGAGGCGCTGGCGCGGGTCACCGCGGCGGCGGGCGTCGTGGGGATGGTGGACGACCCGGCGCACCCGTTCGCGGCGGCGGAGGCGTACGCCGCGGCGCTGCCCCGCGCCGCCCTGGAGTCGCTGAGCCTGGCGGAGTGGGGCGAGCGGCGTTCGATCCTCGGCGACGCCGCGCTGGCGGCGTGCCGGCGGGCTATCGCGTCTCGGTGA
- a CDS encoding DUF3710 domain-containing protein, whose protein sequence is MAFGRKKSKDEPEVEAKVAEEKAPEPEPVAVTTGPYDVADVPDELPRLDLGGIKVPVPEGTEIRVDVSPEGHVVSAVAVNGNSQLQVNAFAAPRREGIWDDVRTEIRQSLQNEQGGQADESDGPFGRELRARIPAGQPGQTTPARFLGVDGPRWFVRGLITGPAATDPAQAKALEDVFRGIVVVRGNEAMAPRDALPLRLPREAAEQAAHAHAEARAQQEAQGPYGGTEGGDFNPFERGPEITETR, encoded by the coding sequence GTGGCGTTCGGACGCAAGAAGAGCAAGGACGAGCCCGAGGTCGAGGCGAAGGTCGCGGAGGAGAAGGCTCCCGAGCCGGAGCCCGTCGCCGTCACCACCGGGCCGTACGACGTCGCCGACGTCCCCGACGAGCTGCCGCGGCTCGACCTCGGCGGCATCAAGGTGCCGGTCCCCGAGGGCACCGAGATCCGCGTGGACGTCAGCCCCGAGGGCCACGTGGTCAGCGCCGTCGCCGTCAACGGCAACAGCCAGCTGCAGGTCAACGCGTTCGCCGCGCCGCGCCGCGAGGGCATCTGGGACGACGTCCGTACGGAGATCCGCCAGTCGCTGCAGAACGAGCAGGGCGGGCAGGCCGACGAGTCCGACGGGCCGTTCGGCCGCGAGCTGCGCGCGCGCATCCCCGCCGGCCAGCCGGGTCAGACGACGCCCGCGCGCTTCCTCGGCGTGGACGGTCCGCGCTGGTTCGTCCGCGGGCTCATCACCGGTCCCGCCGCGACCGACCCGGCGCAGGCGAAGGCGCTCGAGGACGTGTTCCGCGGCATCGTCGTCGTCCGCGGCAACGAGGCCATGGCGCCCCGCGACGCGCTGCCGCTGCGGCTCCCGCGCGAGGCCGCCGAGCAGGCCGCGCACGCCCACGCCGAGGCGCGGGCGCAGCAGGAGGCGCAGGGCCCGTACGGCGGCACCGAGGGCGGCGACTTCAACCCGTTCGAGCGCGGGCCGGAGATCACCGAGACGCGATAG
- the dut gene encoding dUTP diphosphatase has protein sequence MGLRSAPVSDQANQPLDVALVRLDPGLPVPEYAHPGDAGADLYLTADVKIAPGERVLVGTGVAIALPEGYAAFVHPRSGLAARHGITIVNAPGTVDAGYRGEIKVILLNSDAVEPVALRRGDRIAQLVVQRVERVAFREVDELPATARGAGGHGSTGR, from the coding sequence ATGGGACTAAGGTCTGCGCCCGTGAGCGATCAGGCAAACCAGCCCCTCGACGTGGCCCTCGTCCGGCTCGACCCCGGCCTACCGGTCCCGGAGTACGCGCACCCCGGCGACGCGGGCGCGGACCTCTACCTGACGGCCGACGTCAAGATCGCGCCGGGGGAGCGCGTGCTCGTCGGCACCGGCGTCGCGATCGCCCTCCCCGAGGGGTACGCCGCGTTCGTCCACCCGCGCAGCGGCCTCGCCGCGAGGCACGGCATCACGATCGTCAACGCCCCGGGAACGGTCGACGCGGGCTACCGCGGGGAGATCAAAGTCATCCTCCTGAACTCCGACGCCGTGGAGCCGGTAGCGTTGCGGCGAGGGGACCGGATCGCTCAGCTCGTGGTGCAGCGGGTGGAGCGGGTCGCGTTCCGCGAGGTGGACGAACTACCGGCGACGGCCCGGGGCGCAGGCGGCCACGGGTCGACGGGGCGATAG
- a CDS encoding SDR family oxidoreductase, with protein sequence MTGANSGIGLATAVELAAHGYDVIGTVRSEEKAAILQAAAAEKGAALRYVICDVADAESTGQAFAEVAAMTAQNGLYAVINNAGYGFAGPIEEVPDDAAREIFETNVLGPMRICRLVLPGMRERGEGRIVNVSSIAGRVTTPMTGWYSASKHALEALSDALRQEVAQFGVKVILVEPGGFGTGIWNGARERLPEEVEASPYAAAYDRAHGLSTAAERLPDPIWVARTIRLALAVPYPLARYLVGFDAVAGTVLDTLVPTAVADYVKAATAGLRKVPFLG encoded by the coding sequence GTGACTGGCGCGAACAGTGGCATCGGCTTGGCGACCGCCGTGGAGCTCGCGGCGCACGGGTACGACGTGATCGGCACCGTACGCAGCGAGGAGAAGGCCGCGATCCTGCAGGCCGCCGCCGCGGAGAAGGGCGCCGCGCTGCGGTACGTGATCTGCGACGTCGCGGACGCGGAGTCGACCGGGCAGGCGTTCGCCGAGGTCGCGGCGATGACGGCGCAGAACGGCCTCTACGCGGTGATCAACAACGCCGGCTACGGCTTCGCCGGACCCATCGAGGAGGTCCCCGACGACGCCGCGCGGGAGATCTTCGAGACGAACGTCCTCGGCCCCATGCGCATCTGCCGGCTCGTCCTCCCCGGCATGCGCGAGCGCGGCGAGGGGCGCATCGTCAACGTCTCGTCCATCGCCGGGCGCGTGACGACGCCGATGACCGGCTGGTACTCCGCGTCGAAGCACGCCCTGGAAGCGCTCTCCGACGCGCTGCGCCAGGAGGTCGCGCAGTTCGGCGTCAAGGTGATCCTCGTCGAGCCCGGCGGCTTCGGGACGGGCATCTGGAACGGCGCCCGCGAGCGGCTGCCTGAGGAGGTCGAGGCGTCGCCGTACGCCGCGGCGTACGACCGCGCGCACGGCCTCTCGACGGCGGCCGAGCGGCTGCCCGACCCGATCTGGGTGGCACGCACGATCCGCCTCGCGCTGGCGGTGCCGTACCCGCTGGCCCGGTACCTCGTCGGCTTCGACGCGGTGGCCGGCACGGTGCTCGACACGCTGGTACCGACGGCGGTGGCCGACTACGTCAAGGCCGCGACGGCGGGCCTGCGCAAGGTCCCCTTCCTCGGCTGA
- a CDS encoding M1 family aminopeptidase, with protein sequence MRSRFLAAALALALVPGCTVGVRRSERSRSPVTPAASVSVPACRTTYAAPDPKRPKISVTFDVDEGYARVTGTEKVVFTPDRPVTELVFRLWLNGPAPARNGGRIEVTGASLPMSFESAGGAEGTQGTLLRLRLPSESPAGVAVRAELEFTMTLPRADVGRWGHTLYTAWWASAHPMLAWVRGAGWHTYPAVGILGETAANEAADYDVTVDAPFGDTVLGVSFEDSPTVTGAGKRRWRFVNETARDVAVTVGRFTTRDVNAGGVPVRIAVSDELAPGEQSARVLDPIAELTRASMDRFTALFGPFPYPSLTIVALEPILGSGVEYPGFIWAGSRRYDVVVPHEIAHEWFYGLVGDDQGTSPWLDESFASYAEGLLNEESYDRFVGLLDSDGRVGAPMTHWDRNDDDYGRVVYAKGAGALLTARAETGAATFDALMRCYVNENAHRVATPEDVREAFAPAPRVVEILREVEALP encoded by the coding sequence ATGCGCTCGCGCTTTCTCGCCGCCGCGCTGGCGCTGGCGCTCGTGCCGGGCTGCACCGTCGGCGTACGGCGGTCGGAGCGGTCGCGGTCGCCTGTCACGCCCGCCGCGTCGGTGTCGGTGCCTGCCTGCCGGACGACGTACGCCGCCCCCGACCCGAAGCGCCCCAAGATCAGCGTGACGTTCGACGTGGACGAGGGGTACGCGCGCGTCACAGGCACAGAGAAGGTCGTGTTCACTCCTGACAGGCCGGTGACCGAGCTGGTGTTCAGGCTCTGGCTCAACGGCCCCGCGCCGGCCCGCAACGGCGGCCGCATCGAGGTCACGGGCGCGAGCCTGCCGATGTCGTTCGAGAGCGCGGGCGGCGCGGAGGGGACGCAAGGGACGCTGCTGCGCCTGCGGCTGCCGTCGGAGTCGCCGGCGGGCGTCGCCGTGCGCGCCGAGCTGGAGTTCACGATGACGCTGCCGCGCGCCGACGTGGGCCGCTGGGGGCACACGCTGTACACGGCGTGGTGGGCGAGCGCGCACCCGATGCTGGCGTGGGTGCGCGGCGCGGGCTGGCACACGTACCCCGCCGTCGGCATCCTCGGCGAGACCGCCGCCAACGAGGCCGCCGACTACGACGTCACGGTCGACGCACCGTTCGGCGACACGGTGCTCGGGGTGTCGTTCGAGGACTCGCCGACCGTCACCGGGGCGGGCAAGCGGCGGTGGAGGTTCGTCAACGAGACCGCGCGCGACGTCGCCGTCACCGTCGGCCGCTTCACGACGCGCGACGTCAACGCGGGCGGCGTACCCGTGCGCATCGCGGTGTCCGACGAGCTCGCGCCGGGGGAGCAGAGCGCGCGGGTCCTGGACCCGATCGCGGAGCTGACGCGGGCGTCGATGGACCGGTTCACGGCGCTGTTCGGGCCGTTCCCGTACCCCTCGCTCACCATCGTCGCGCTCGAGCCGATCCTCGGCTCCGGCGTCGAGTACCCAGGGTTCATCTGGGCGGGGTCGCGGCGCTACGACGTCGTCGTGCCGCACGAGATCGCGCACGAGTGGTTCTACGGTCTCGTCGGCGACGACCAGGGCACGTCGCCGTGGCTCGACGAGTCGTTCGCGTCGTACGCCGAGGGGCTGCTCAACGAGGAGAGCTACGACCGCTTCGTCGGCCTGCTCGACAGCGACGGCCGCGTCGGCGCGCCGATGACCCACTGGGACCGCAACGACGACGACTACGGCCGCGTCGTCTACGCCAAGGGCGCCGGCGCGCTGCTGACCGCGCGGGCGGAGACGGGGGCCGCGACGTTCGACGCGCTCATGCGCTGCTACGTCAACGAGAACGCGCACCGCGTCGCGACGCCGGAGGACGTACGGGAGGCGTTCGCCCCAGCCCCTCGCGTGGTGGAGATCCTGCGGGAAGTCGAGGCGCTGCCGTGA
- a CDS encoding DUF885 domain-containing protein produces the protein MSELDLLVDAYLEWLWEASPVTATVLGVEGHDDRLPDVTAEGFARRAADEDAWLARFRALDDEGLQPDERIDRDLAISVLRGAQLERDWAVWKRNPDTYTTPVLHGTFLLFLHTDRPEEERARAAIARLRAVPAMLDAARANLDPALAPEILVTRAMAQVQGAKAYAYDLVAASVVDSGLRLEVQEAGEVAGDAFQAFWEWLLDFRDRCTGEFAIGEELYSALLMEREGLGYGARELRARGQAAYDELAADMARRAKEIAGHDDWRALLDELNDDHPATPEEMRATYEEWTEKARAFCRELQLVTPPEGEECRVVPSPAFSRASQAVASYVNPQAFRGARTGHFFVPYPPDGATEEQVAQRLATNSFSSMPTIAVHETYPGHHWHLTWSLAQPRVLRKVAGTAYFVEGWGLYSEELMREQGFFTDPRHELCQVDARLFRAARMVVDTSLHLGEMTVEEAIDFMSTKASLSVETARAEVARYCAWPTQAASYLTGALEIARLRDEWLADGRGTLREFHDAIGGSGRLPLNLAERAVLGS, from the coding sequence ATGAGCGAGCTCGACCTGCTGGTGGACGCGTACCTCGAGTGGCTGTGGGAGGCGTCGCCGGTCACGGCGACCGTCCTCGGCGTCGAGGGCCACGACGACAGGCTGCCCGACGTCACGGCGGAGGGGTTCGCGCGCCGGGCCGCCGACGAGGACGCGTGGCTGGCGCGGTTCCGCGCCTTGGACGACGAGGGGCTGCAGCCCGACGAGCGCATCGACCGCGACCTCGCGATCTCGGTGCTGCGCGGCGCGCAGCTCGAGCGCGACTGGGCCGTCTGGAAGCGCAACCCCGACACGTACACGACCCCTGTGCTGCACGGGACGTTCCTGCTGTTCCTGCACACCGACAGGCCCGAGGAGGAACGCGCCCGCGCCGCGATCGCCCGCCTCCGTGCGGTCCCGGCGATGCTCGACGCCGCGCGCGCCAACCTCGACCCGGCCCTCGCGCCGGAGATCCTCGTCACGCGCGCGATGGCGCAGGTGCAGGGCGCCAAGGCGTACGCGTACGACCTCGTCGCGGCGTCCGTCGTCGACAGCGGCCTGCGGCTCGAGGTGCAGGAGGCGGGGGAGGTCGCGGGGGACGCGTTCCAGGCGTTCTGGGAGTGGCTGCTCGACTTCCGCGACCGGTGCACGGGCGAGTTCGCGATCGGGGAGGAGCTGTACTCCGCGCTGCTCATGGAGCGTGAGGGGCTCGGCTACGGCGCGCGCGAGCTGCGCGCGCGGGGGCAGGCGGCGTACGACGAGCTGGCCGCCGACATGGCCCGGCGCGCCAAGGAGATCGCCGGCCACGACGACTGGCGCGCACTGCTGGACGAGCTCAACGACGACCACCCGGCGACGCCCGAGGAGATGCGGGCGACGTACGAGGAGTGGACGGAGAAGGCGCGCGCGTTCTGCCGCGAGCTGCAGCTCGTCACGCCGCCCGAGGGCGAGGAGTGCCGGGTCGTGCCGTCGCCGGCGTTCTCGCGGGCGTCGCAGGCGGTGGCGTCGTACGTCAACCCGCAGGCGTTCCGCGGCGCTCGTACCGGCCACTTCTTCGTGCCGTACCCGCCTGACGGGGCTACGGAGGAGCAGGTCGCCCAGCGGCTGGCGACCAACTCGTTCTCGTCGATGCCGACGATCGCGGTGCACGAGACGTACCCCGGCCACCACTGGCACCTGACGTGGTCGCTCGCGCAGCCGCGGGTGCTGCGCAAGGTCGCGGGGACGGCGTACTTCGTCGAGGGCTGGGGGCTCTACAGCGAGGAGCTGATGCGCGAGCAGGGGTTCTTCACCGACCCGCGACACGAGCTCTGCCAGGTCGACGCGCGGCTGTTCCGCGCGGCGCGGATGGTCGTCGACACGTCGCTGCACCTCGGCGAGATGACCGTCGAGGAGGCGATCGACTTCATGTCGACCAAGGCCTCGCTGTCCGTCGAGACCGCGCGGGCCGAGGTGGCGCGGTACTGCGCGTGGCCGACGCAGGCGGCGTCGTACCTCACCGGCGCGCTGGAGATCGCGCGGCTGCGCGACGAGTGGCTGGCCGACGGCAGGGGGACGCTGCGGGAGTTCCACGACGCGATCGGCGGGTCCGGGCGGCTGCCGCTGAACCTCGCCGAGCGTGCCGTGCTCGGCTCCTGA
- a CDS encoding MarR family winged helix-turn-helix transcriptional regulator: protein MTGTRWLDAREERAWRAMQFLQMRLESELARQLAAESGLSYADYVVLVALTDQPEGRLRQFELGRVLGWEKSRLSHHVGRMVERGLVAKERCGSDRRGAYVAVTGHGRAEIAAAAPGHVATVRRLFLDHVTPTQLDVVADVAEKVLAAIDATARR, encoded by the coding sequence ATGACGGGAACGAGGTGGCTGGACGCCCGCGAGGAGCGGGCGTGGCGGGCGATGCAGTTCCTGCAGATGCGGCTCGAGTCCGAGCTGGCCAGGCAGCTCGCCGCGGAGTCCGGGCTGTCGTACGCCGACTACGTCGTGCTGGTCGCGCTGACCGACCAGCCGGAGGGGCGGCTGCGGCAGTTCGAGCTCGGCCGGGTCCTCGGCTGGGAGAAGAGCCGACTGTCGCACCACGTCGGCCGCATGGTCGAACGCGGCCTGGTGGCGAAGGAGCGGTGCGGCTCCGACCGCCGCGGCGCGTACGTCGCGGTGACCGGGCACGGCCGCGCGGAGATCGCGGCGGCGGCGCCCGGCCACGTCGCCACCGTCCGGCGCCTCTTCCTCGACCACGTCACGCCGACGCAGCTCGACGTCGTCGCCGACGTGGCGGAGAAGGTGCTGGCGGCGATCGACGCGACCGCGCGCCGTTAG